AGTTAATCACTTGAAAAGCAACAAACAATAAAACGTCCTTTGGGGAGTTACTGACTATAGGTCATGACCGTCGCAAGCAACCACATCATACAATTTCTTTCATCAAGAGATCACACaattattttcctcctctcctaAGTCACTAGAAACTGGTTCCAGAACCCTGCTACTCTGAAGGATAAGGCTCCCTCCCAGCTTTGGGAGATTTCAGGAGTCCCAATACACGCAACTTTTCTTCAATTCCAAGTTAATTttgagggggcaggggggaagttCCAGGTAAGACAGTCTTCTAAAAAACCAGGTCATTTCAGTGTCTCATTTCATTTACTTTAACAGAGTCTGCCTGCATGTTCCTTCAGTACAGCAAGGATTATCATCCAGCCACCTTTTCTCCTTCAGAACCGTATGAGCGTCCTTCACAAAGTATTTTTGTTAAGTTTAACTATGTGGATAAACTCTCTTCACCTccaaaaaaggtttctttttttctttcccatggatTCTGTGTTAGCCTTAAAATATTCCTGGTATGAGCCGGTAAGGCACTGCAGCAGTGTAGCGCTTCCAGTCCTTCCCATATTTGCTGAAACAACGGTGTTCATCCCTAATGCAACGGTGGGTTAGCAGAATAGTCATATAAACAATGTAGAAGTAAGGCAAGATGTGTTCAAACCCGCAAGTCAGGCAATAGGCCAGGGAGCCCATCAAGTCTCCTGTGTAGTTAAAATGGCGTGCCCACCCCCAGAATCCCGAGGTCATCAGTTTGCTGTAGTACTTGGTCCCATCCGCAGACATGTAGGAGCATTCAATATACTCTGGTTTCTTCCCCCATATCTTGCAGTTGCCATTCGTACGACGGAAGAGGTCCTTCTGGTGGTTGGTCATTCTGAAGATGTAATAACCGATCAAGCCCAACATCAAGATCCCTATGGCATTAGCTGTGCGCAGCTGGACAGGGTGGTAAACCAAATACAAACCCTAGGAAGCATTAAAAAAGAGACAATCAGTGATTTACTTGAAATATATGCTCAGGATGCCAGACTAATCCCTTGACCTACAGTGACCCAGAACAGATGAGtagaaaaaataggaaaatccACCCTATCAGTAAAACTGTGGAAAACTGTCAGAAAACTCTGCATCctacattttctctctctcaaattcTATTTCCTAGGTGGAacaagaagaagagagaagttgCAGGGATGCAAACAAagcaggacagaaggaaaaaaaaaatcccaaaacaaacaaaccaccacccaccaaaaaacccctcaacatgcagaaatacaaaaaggGACTGAAAGGATTTAGAAAAAGAGAGACACAATGGATAGTTACAGAAAAGGGCacaagagaagaggaggagaggaaaagatgTCAATTCCATGCAGGAACAGTAGGCCTTCCTGCAAGTGAATTGTTACAAAGAATGTTGTAATGGTTACTCAACATTCAAACTGTCTAGAAACCACTTCAGATAGAAATCAAACTGCTGGGGAGAACGTTTCTGgaaagtttctttccttttagcCCAAACACGTATTGTACCCCATTTTTACCTGCAAAGTATAGAGGTAGGGCAACCAAACACAGTCTCCCCAGCCCAAATACCATCCAAAATGATCATGGCAGATATCAATGGTTTTCAAATACCAGGCTTCATTCCAAAAGAAGTCCAAAACATAAATACCCTGAAAGAGAATAGTTTCACATTAATAACAGCACTGTCACTAGTTATCCTGTTTAACAGCATCTGCCTAATCTTTCTGTGCTGTCTTGTGACAAGATCTCAAAACTGACTTGTATTTTTATGTTAACCCCTCAAAAATAGGTTATTAAGAGGAACATATCACACAAATATACTCCACCTAGGCAGATAAAGCAATCATAAGTAATGCAAAGCAATATTAAGCAAGATGACCAAGGCAAGCGTGCTACGTAAGGACATACACGTAAGAAGTGTACTTACCTTTGACCACACCTGCCTCTCTTCAGCTTTAAGAGTCTTATCCTTACAGAGAGGGGAAATAGAGCTTCTATTGAGTAGGTTTCCATTTACAAATACCAATGAATAAACCCAAACTATTATCTGTACTTATTACTTTGGGATCTCCTCAGTAGAAAGCATAGCACCTGACTGGCTATTTTCAGGTGTGAAGACATCTGTAGCTCTGCATGTCTctcacacacacaagaaaagctAGGTGCAGTGCTGCCCTCAGAAAAACCCCTGCCCAGTCTTGCTCCAACTAAAGCTGTGGAATTTGTCATTGTTCTCTTTGGATTCAAGATCAGGTAATCCTGTTTCCAGAGCTTAGGCTCAGAAAAGTATTCCTTAATTTAAGTTTACCCTGAAATCTGCTGGTGCAGACATGACCATGCCACTGGTGGCACTCTGAACGAATACACATGTCCAAATAAATGAATACATGAAAAGAAGCAAGTCCCAGTGCATTATCACTGAATGAGACTGTTTAGGCCAGGAAAGACTCTACAAGTTCAATTGCAATGCAAGGAGTTTTTTCTACTTTAATACTGCTTTATTTCCAAATTGgtttcttattttcctcctctgaattTACCTGAAGGACATTGACAAGGATCATGGAGTTAGTTACTTGACCATACAGCTCCTGTTGTTTAGCAGCGTAGGAAAGGTTAATTAGAGTCCAGGCTACGATACCAGGGCGCCCATTGAAGAATAGCTTGAAATCAAACCATTTTCCTATTCGAGGGTTAAATTCAATCCCCATCATGTAGTCATAAAAGAAGTTCCCAGTGAATTTGctagaaagcataaaaaaaaaaatcagaaatgtatgCAGTTATACACAAATACAGATAATTACTATTCTGACTACACACTTCAGATTCGCTTAatgtaatgataataaaaatcaTAAAACCACATAAAGTTGTACAAGATAACACAAACTGACCCAACCAAAGCATTACATTGGTAGAGATAAAATTTAGCTTCAGACGTACCCTAGCTTATTCTTGGTAACACTTTTGAACAGTCTAACTATAACCTTACTTATTTCTCACAGATAGGATGGATATATCTGTGACACTGAGGCTGCCAGTCACATGACACACAGCAAGAAACACAAAGGCTGGTGCTAACAAAGCAAATAACCACAGTCATATATTGGCCTATCTATCTGTGCCAGTAAAATATATTCTGTCATTATTATTCTGTGCAACATTCAATTTACGTGTCCAATTACCTAGTATTCTCTCATTATTGAAAATCACATACCAGTCTTTGGCATTGGTAGGGAAAAAGTAGCCTTTAATCATTGCAAATGTGGAAACTGCATATCCCAGGATATTGGCACACCACAGGAGAGGAATCCAGTTGTCAAAAATGATGGTAGGTGAGAAGCAGTGGAAGTAATAGGCATTTGCAAACCAAAGCACATGTGTAATGATCCAAGCCTGAAGTCCATTGATTTCATACTTATTCACTACAcctaaaatatgaagaaaaatttgAATGTTAGTGACATCGCATTAATACAACTTTTTATTAATATGGATATGGATACAATATATAGAAGCTCAACCAAGCGCTAATGAAATGACCTCGCTCCCCTCACCCTCCCAATTAAATGTCTTGTGGCACTTTTCTGTAAGTTTCATTAGACTCTGTTGTAACCATCAGGCTTTGTTAGGCtgagtttttttcttcactctagCTTCACAGAACAGTCAATTTAGAATCTCCCCTAAAATTGACTAATGTAACAAGTTACCTTTTCTCACACTTAGTTCACATCAAGCATTTTGTTCAAGTCTCGTGGGTTAACTTAGCTTCAGCAGGTGCAACTGCACTGTCAAATATTAGCAATAGTCCACTGCCAATTTTAAGCGCCAAAATTATCAATCTGTATTGCTGGTATGGGGCCTGCCATATCGATAATTTTAGTAACAGTAAGAGATAGAAATTCTGTAATTTATTCTAAAAGATGACATAGGTATTTTTGTTTGAAGTAAATATTTGAAGAAGGTGAAAGCATTTATGTCCACATTTCCTCCAGATACCCATGGGTCAATAAAGATTGTAAGTACAGCAATACTATAGTTTTAAGAGATTGTATGGTGTGCATATATTCTAAGGAAGAACTTACCAGCAGGGGTGACAGCTCCTTCTTGTACACCTCCTACGTATCCAGGAAGAAATTTATGGCAGAAGTCAGGAACAAACATGTACAAAAACACCTAGAAGAGAGAGAATGTATTAACAGCAAAAACAGAcaagacacccccccctccccaaatcactATCCCTTTCATACATGTACCAAATATAACACATGACAGTTTCAGTTAAGTATTGTATAAGCAAATACAGCAAGATTTAGCTGTTGTGATTTTGGACTAGTAATACATCCAAGCTATGAAACAATTCTAAAGATGTACTTCACATATGGTTGCCATCCTTTTTTGGTGGGGAGGCAGGACAGTCGGTAACTAGATTCAAGTCCttacccttttattttgcagttcatcTGTGTTACCTGTTGTTttccaatttggaaaaaaaatgggagtagTTTGGTAAGTTTGAAGATATTTTACAAATGTAGTTATATTTCATATGTGAATGTTCTTTTAGTGCCTGTCTATAGAAAATATTACCCCTTCTGTGGTGTTAGTTTGTGATATATTTATTCTGTATTAACTTAAAACAAATGGGTATTGCTGTTATAGTTGCTTTTGCCTAAAAACCACATAGAGGAATATGTCACACAAGGAGTATCACACAAGGAATATTTGTTTATATTCCCCACATACTTATTTTTCAAGTGCATAAGCTTCATTTGGGTTGCAAAAAGCCATGGGAAGCGAGAAACACCAAAGAGTAAATGCCAGTGCAACATTCCATTATCCTTCGTGTAAAAGGATTAATCGAACAGCTGTTTGAAAAAACCACCCACTACATCTAGAGCATAACTCAATAATACATACCTGGAAAGTGACCCAAAGGGCATAGATGCCAGCAGCCCTATAGGTCAGTGTAGGAGTCTTGTTCCAGATGTCAGACAGATGTCTATTCCCCGTGAGCAAGTCAATGAGTGGGTCAATCAGAGAGCACTGGTACTGGTCACAGGACATTACGAAGTAATATACGATAAGTGGCGCAAACATGAGCAGGAAAAGGATGCTTGCCAAGGAAAACCAGTCCACCTCCCTGTAATCCAAAacagggcatttttttttccagctttcagttAGAACAGTGGTTTGATTAAGTCAGGCAATGTTTTCAGTGGACCTTCTAGATTAACaggatgaaaactgaaaatgttttcagggcACAGACATTTCTTTGGGCCAAATAGCTATAAAAAACTTAGCACATTACATACTTTACCACAAACTGTTATAAAACTACGCTAGTTGATCAGAGCAACAGAATATATAATatctcccttccaaaaagcagaTTATTATTACAGCCTTCATGTTTTTGATGGCAATCATGGGTATAACTGGTAGAGTCTTCAGTTGGAAGTGGTAACAGAATCACAAGAATATCATGCAAAGCTTcgaaacacagaaaacacagaccCTGGACAGCCAGAAGTTGAACTTGCTCTACCACACACTGTCTGTAGTGGCAAGCCATATAAATACACCCACGGCTGTTTCCAGCTGCAATACAATACTCCACTAATATTTGCGCACTGTTTGAGAACAGGGATATGACTCATAAATCTTGCTACAGCAGGAGATGTCAGCTGGCAATACCACAGTTACATGCCTGTTTTCCAAATAtcaagaaatattttgttcagcCCTTGAAGGAACTAcaaattttactgatttttatgaTTTGTTAAACCCAAGCCACCTGGCAAGCTCTCTATCTTAAAAATCTTCAAGAACTCTTTTTTGGCATCCATTATTAGAGCTCATTATCCATGAGCTTTCAATGGAAGGGCAATGCAACAATCTGTTATTAATAGAGTGAAGTTTAAAAGGAATGTAACATCTATAAAAGTATGAACCAATTTGAAATACAGTGACTAATTAGGTCATCAGCTTCTCTCACCATGCTCTTCCCCACTGGACTTGAGATGTTTGAGTATCATTTTGGgtgcttttgtgttttctttcttcagaagtttttttctcctgatgGGTTGCCATGATGTCCTGTATGAAAGAAAATACTCATGGTATTACTCCATCCGGTTCTCAGTTAATTCTTCTGGCTCTACAGAAGAGAAACACAATTAAAAGTTATTAAAGCTATTATATAGCCTTCTGACAACAAGATATTTGGGGGAGGAGGATAGGAAGTAAAAAATCCTTCCCAATTCCTTATTATCTTCTATTCAGCAAATCATAATCAAAACACTGATGTCAAAGTAATCCATTAAACTTCTTGCTAACTGGAAAATTCTTTCAAGCCATATTGTGTAATATATGGCTTATTATTTACATGCGagatgcaaagggaaaaaactgTTTTGCCGCATATGGGATCCATGCCTCCCTCCTATTTAAAGGCCAGCAATTGACACCAAGTTTTGCCTTTCTACAGGGCAATTTAAACAACAAGTGCCTGCTTAGGACTACTCCCCGAAACAGATACACCCTAGTCCAACAGACAGCTGTTCTGGCAGTTACAACCTCTCATGTTCAGAACTATTCGCCTGTCATTCAATACACGCTAATATTTCCGGATCAAGACTCCCATTGAAATCATACTCCTATTAGTAACTACTTCAATTTCTATTAATGCAAGCTTTCTGTTAGCCCACTAAACACACTTCCTTAATCcttagtgtggtgggttgaccctggctggacaccaggtgcccaccaaagccgctctatcacgccccctcctcaactggacagggaagagaaaatataacgaaaggctcatgggttgacaaaaggacagggagagattaccgtcacgggcaaaacagactcaacttggggaaattaatttattaccaatgaaatcagagcaggataatgaaaaaaaaccccaaatcttaaaagcactttccccccactcctcccttcttccccggcACAACTCggctcccgattttctctacctcctcccccctgcaGTGGCACAGGAAGACGGGGAATggcagttggggtcagttcatcacatgttatctctgctgctccttccttcttaGAGGGAGGAcccctcacactcttcccctgctccagcatggggtccctcccacagctgacagtcctccacaaacttctccaacgtgggtccttcccacgggctgcagttctttatgaattgctccagcgtgggtccctcccatgggctgcagtccttcaggcacagactgctccagcgtgggtcccccacagggtcacaagtcctgccagaaaacctgctccagcctgggctcctctctccacggggccgcaggtcctgccaggagcctgctccagtgcaggcttcccacagggtcacagccttc
The DNA window shown above is from Accipiter gentilis chromosome 17, bAccGen1.1, whole genome shotgun sequence and carries:
- the DHCR7 gene encoding 7-dehydrocholesterol reductase, coding for MATHQEKKTSEERKHKSTQNDTQTSQVQWGRAWEVDWFSLASILFLLMFAPLIVYYFVMSCDQYQCSLIDPLIDLLTGNRHLSDIWNKTPTLTYRAAGIYALWVTFQVFLYMFVPDFCHKFLPGYVGGVQEGAVTPAGVVNKYEINGLQAWIITHVLWFANAYYFHCFSPTIIFDNWIPLLWCANILGYAVSTFAMIKGYFFPTNAKDCKFTGNFFYDYMMGIEFNPRIGKWFDFKLFFNGRPGIVAWTLINLSYAAKQQELYGQVTNSMILVNVLQGIYVLDFFWNEAWYLKTIDICHDHFGWYLGWGDCVWLPYLYTLQGLYLVYHPVQLRTANAIGILMLGLIGYYIFRMTNHQKDLFRRTNGNCKIWGKKPEYIECSYMSADGTKYYSKLMTSGFWGWARHFNYTGDLMGSLAYCLTCGFEHILPYFYIVYMTILLTHRCIRDEHRCFSKYGKDWKRYTAAVPYRLIPGIF